From a region of the Corvus cornix cornix isolate S_Up_H32 chromosome 2, ASM73873v5, whole genome shotgun sequence genome:
- the LRRC30 gene encoding leucine-rich repeat-containing protein 30, translated as MHFTGSSLSPCFDFPTSCRLSSSVGICILQGNKISVLSGVNQSVMGTEHSKNEERRSMVFLRKGPKLPAWEDALLAGREPKSLLKRGLRYVSLSLIMKGMTSTPDFLWGLHEVQKLNLSRNQLVVIPPSLGKLDRLVVLNLGGNCLKCLPKEIGLLRNLKVLFVNMNCLKEVPAELSLCRKLEVLSLSHNCISQLPLSFTDLTSLRKLNLSNNRFVQIPLCIFALRSLDFLHLGSNKLENIAESIQYLVNLQIFIVENNNIRSLPRSLCYVSTLELLNVDYNAIQSLPEDLYLLRRLRRIAWNPMDKGLHIAHNPLSRPLPEVVEGGLDVLFNYLRDKKEHN; from the coding sequence ATGCACTTCACAGGCTCCTCCTTGTCTCCTTGCTTTGACTTTCCCACCTCCTGCAGGCTGTCATCCTCTGTTGGCATTTGCATATTGCAAGGGAATAAAATCTCAGTTCTCTCAGGAGTGAATCAGAGTGTTATGGGAACTGAGCACTCCAAGAACGAGGAGCGAAGGAGCATGGTTTTCCTTAGGAAAGGCCCAAAGCTGCCTGCATGGGAAGATGCCCTTCTCGCAGGGAGAGAGCCCAAGTCACTGCTGAAACGGGGATTGCGTTATGTCAGCTTGAGCCTCATAATGAAAGGGATGACCAGCACACCTGACTTCTTGTGGGGACTGCACGAGGTGCAGAAGCTGAACCTTTCACGCAACCAGCTGGTGGTGATTCCTCCTTCGCTGGGGAAGCTGGACAGGCTGGTAGTGCTGAACTTGGGTGGCAACTGCCTCAAGTGTCTGCCTAAGGAGATCGGGCTGCTGAGGAACCTGAAGGTCTTGTTTGTCAATATGAATTGCCTGAAAGAagtgccagcagagctcagcttgTGCAGGAAGCTGGAGGTTCTGAGCCTCTCACACAACTGCATCTCACAACTGCCTTTGAGCTTCACCGACCTGACAAGTTTGAGGAAACTGAACCTCAGTAACAACCGCTTTGTGCAAATTCCTCTCTGCATTTTCGCCCTGAGAAGCTTAGACTTCTTGCACCTAGGGTCCAACAAGCTGGAAAACATCGCAGAGAGTATCCAGTATCTGGTCAATCTGCAAATCTTTATTGTAGAAAATAACAACATACGCAGTCTGCCACGGTCTCTGTGCTATGTCAGCACCTTGGAGCTGCTGAACGTTGATTACAATGCCATCCAGAGCCTCCCAGAGGACCTGTACCTGCTGCGCCGGCTGCGCCGCATTGCCTGGAACCCGATGGACAAAGGCCTCCACATCGCCCACAACCCCTTGTCCCGGCCCCTGCCTGAGGTTGTTGAGGGGGGGCTGGACGTCCTCTTCAACTACCTCAGGGACAAAAAGGAGCACAACTGA